GTCGCCCTCGCGGGTGCCGCCCTCGCCTCCGTCCTGCTCGCCGGCACTGCCGTGATCAGGCACGACCTCGGTTTGGGCTCTGCGAACGCCAGTCCCGTTGGGCCTGCTCCCAACGCCCCGAAGCCGGCGGCCGGAACGATCCACGTTGCCATCGTTCTGGGCCGAAGCGGGACCGAGGCGGCCGATGCACTGGCCCCCTACGAGGTTTTCGCCCGGTCGCCCAAATTCGCCGTGACAACGGTTGCGGAAGCCAGGCTGCCCGTCCAGCTGGTGGGTGGCCCCGCGGTCGTACCGACAAGCACTTTCGCCGAGGTGGACAGCGGAACGACGCCCGCACCGGACCTGCTGGTGGTGCCCGCGGTCGAGGACCCAACCGGAGACAGCGAGGCCGCCACAAGATCCTGGATCGTTCGGCAATCCGCCCAGGGCATCCATATCCTCGGGATCTGCGCCGGGTCCGTGCTGCTCGCCGAGGCGGGAGTGCTCGACGGGCACCGCGCCACCTCGCACTGGTCACGGATCGGCTCACTGCAAAAGAGCCGGCCCGGCGTGCAGTGGATCGGCGGTCAGCGCTTCGTCCAGGACGGCCCGATGACGACGACGGCCGGCGTGACGTCCGGCATCCCCGGGGCACTGCAGCTTATCCATGACCTGGCCGGGCCGGCGGAAGCTGCGCGGGTCGGCGCGGAGGTCGGTTATCCGGGCTGGTCACCGACCGGGAGCACGGCCATTACCGAACAGGCTTTCAGCGCCAGCGACGCGCCCGTCGCGCTCAATGCGGCACTCCCCTGGTTCCGGCCCACCGTCGGCGTCGGCCTGACCGACGGCATCGGCGAGATTGACGCCGTCGCGCCCTTCGAGGTGTATGCCGTCTCCGGTGCCGCACGAACGGTTGCTGTCGCCGCCACACCGTCTGTCACAACCCGCCACGGGATGGTTCTGCTCACAGCGCCTCCGTCCACTGGCTGGCCGGCGATGGAGCGGTTGATCCTGCCCGGAAGCGCCGCAGACGACCCGCGGCTCACCACGTGGGCAGCGCAACGGGCCCTCAGCACAACCGCCCTGCCGGCGCCGTCGCACCCTGGCACGGCCTTCGATGCCGCCCTCGAGGATTTGTCCCGGCGTGCAGGCAGCGCCGCGGCCACTTCGACGGCCAAATTCATCGATTACCCCACCGCCCAGCTCCGGCTGCACACCGACACGACAGACACCCGCTCACTGTGGCTCAGCGCCCTGGCGGTGGCCGCCGCCGTCGGCATCGGCGCGCTGCCCGGACTGATCCGCTCCGCCATCCGCAAAGCACCGTCCACAACACCCGCAACGGCATCCGCACCCCGCCGTGCCGCCAGCCCAGAAGGAAACATGTCATGACCACCACCGCCCCCAGCGGAAAATCGCGCAGGATCCGGAAGATTTGGATCGCCCTTGCCACCTTGGCAGCGCTGGCAGCCGCCTCCACCGCAACCAATCTGGTGATCGAGAAGGCCGAACGTTCCTCGATCGCTCCCTACGGCGAGAGGGTGCCGGTCAGCCACGGCACGCTGAACGTCTACCGCACCGCCGGCGGCCGGGGACCTGGCGAAAGGGGCGCGGGCACGGTCGGCCCCGGCAAGACGATAGTGCTGATGAGCGGGCTGGGCACTGCGGCGCCGGCCCTCGACTTCGCCCCGCTCATCCGCGAGCTCGGCGGCTACGACGTTGTGGTCGTGGAGGGATTCGGTTACGGGTACAGCGACATGTCCCCCAAGGAACGGACCGTTGAGAACATCACCGCGGAACTGCATGAAGCGCTGTCGAAAATGCACGTCGGCGGACCCTACATCCTCGCAGGCCATTCCATCGCCGGTCTATACACCCTCTACTACGCGAACCAGTACCGGACGGAAGTCTCGGCAGTCATCGGAATAGATCCCACGGTCCCGGCCGCCGGCGCCGGCCATCCCGACGCCAGCGCCGCTCCGGACGGCGTCAACTGGGGCCGCCTGCTCTCCACCACGGGAATTGTTCGCTGGGCCAGTGCCCTTGCCCCCGCTCTTGTCGAACCGGACGGCGACGGCTACTCGGCGGCCGAACGTGAGCAGATGCGCCGGATGAGCAGCTGGAACTTCGGCAATGCCGCGGTCGGCGACGAGACAAACCGGATCGCGGAGAATGCTCATACGGTGCAGGGTCTCCGTTACGCGGACGATCTCCCCGTCCTGACGTTTCTGGCCGGAGAGGGAATCCCTCCGAAGCAGGCCCTCCACGAGGAACGGCTGCGTAACGTCAGGCATCACGCCGTGGTTGTGCTCCCCGGCGGACATTACCTCCACTGGACGCAAGCCCGGGCCATGGCGCAGCACATCACGGCCTTCCTCAGCCAGGCACCCCGGTGACGCACGATGGGTTGACCGGGGAGCGGCCCACGCCGCCCATGATGCCGGGCTCGACGGCTTCTGGTCACTCCCGGGCCGGGCCTGTTGTACCTCCCGGGCTATGCACCGGTGGCCATCACTGAACGCATCACCATCCTCGTGATCCCCGTCGACGCCGCACCCGCCATGATCGTTCCGAGCTTGATCGTCCCGAGGCTCAAGCGGCCCGACGCCGAAGCGGCCGCTGGCGCCTCAATGCTGCGGATCACCGACTGGACTGACGGGAGCGACCCCTACGCGGAATCCGCAGCTCTGTCGGCCGGCACCGGACGGTATGCCGTCTCCGAGTCGGCCTGGGCCGTCACTTTCCTCGGCACATAAGTCTTACAGTCGCCGGACACCAGCCGCCCTCCCTTGCGCCGGCTAAAGAAAGGACCCCGCACGCGTCTGAGTGGGGGTCCTTTCGGTTTTCGAAGAGCTCACCGGTGGGACTGCGGGCCGGCCGCGGGATGACGTCCGTAGAGTGTCTGTGTGGACCGGTACCCTCGGGATCATGACTGAAAGCCCTCAACTGGTGAAACGAACACGCGATTGGATCTCCAGTGCCCGGTCATTTCACGCCCGGCAGCTCACCACGCACCGCAGGGTTAGACGCCTCGGAAAGACGCGACTGACCTTCACCACCGGCCAGGCCCTGACGAATCTGGGCGCCTTTTTCCTGGCCGGGTCAACAGGCACAGCAACCCTGCCGGATTGGGCAGTCGTTGGTGTCTTGGTCGTGGGGTTTCTCTTGGGCAGGTTCCTGTTTCCCATCCCGGTCAGCAGCATCGCCAGCCGGCGGGGCCCAAGCGATGTGGTGAGCAGAACCTCTGCGGAGCTGGACCGTATGACGCCGGAGGAAATCCGGGTTTACGAGAACAACATGGTGCTAAAGCACAGGCTCAAGGACTCCAGGGGGCTCGGCGCCGAACAGGCACTGCTACGCCAGCAAGAGGCGGCTCGAAATGCGGAGGAAGCCGCGGGTCTGGCCTCCGGAAACCTAAGCGGGCTGTCGTTGGCTGACGCGCAAGCCTTCGGCTCCGTTGCCGCACAGCATAAGCTCCTCGACAGCCAGTGGCTGGCCTACGAAGTTGACCCGAAACTGCAGTTCGATTTCCCGGCCATGTCCGACGCCGCTTTCCCCGCTACCGCGGCCATGATCAGGGCCAGGCGCAACGCCGAGCAGGCGAAGTCAGAATCCAACACGGCCAGCTACCGGTCCGCCGTGGCGGAGTTCCGCCAGGCGCTGACTGCAGCCGAGGCCGCCGCCGGGGTGCCCCGGAGGTAGCCGCCGGAGTCCCAAAATCCATCCAGGGAACGAAGAAGGCCCGCGGCGGCTGAAAGGTCCGCCATTCCGAAGTCAAAGGCTTGTTTGAGGATACGATGCAGTCAAACACGCGTCCGGCGTAGCGGGGTCGAGCGTGTTGGAACTGACCGTTTTGGGGAACACAGTGAAGCGTAGGACAAGGATTATCCTGGCAGCGGTGCTGGCTGTTAGCGCCGTTGCCTTACTTTCTGTCCGGTCCGCCGAGGAGAAGGTCACCGCAGACGCGGTCTCCCCCTCCGAGCGCTTCACCATTGACCGCCGCGCTTAGCTGAGCCACGAGGATTACTAGACCAACCTTTCCGCTGTCAGGCGGTGCGACCAACAATACGAAAAATGGGGCAATGACAACCACAGCAACATCCAATGCAAATCCGGTTACTCCGCCACCGCCGGGTTCCGGCCGGAAGGTTTCGTTGAAGAGAGGCATAGCACTTTTGCTAGTTGGCGCACTAGTCGCGATAGGCGGAGTGGCTGCGGCGAACGCGTTTGGATTCAATCCGTTCCATTCGGGCGGGAACGAAGGGGACCGCCCAGTCCTGATGTCGATTAAGAACGCCAGCCGATACCACGCCGCCGTCGGCAACATGGAGGTAGTTGTCGAGTTCAAGCCCGACGACACCCCCGCATGGGTGCCCGGCTTTATCGCTGGACGGCGCACGCTATTTGTCGCGGCCGGCACCGTCGATGCTTACGTTGACCTGTCGGGACTCAACGAAAAGGACTTGAAGTTGTCCCCTGACGGAAAATCGGTCACGGTGCGCCTGCCCGAGGCTCAGCTCGACAAGCCCAATCTCGACATGGAGCGGTCCCGTATGTTCGATCAAGAGCGCGGCATCTTTGACGGGATCGCCGATGCATTTGCCGCGCCGGACCAGGCAAAACTGTACAAGCTCGCCGAGACAAAGTTCACCGCCGCTGCGGAGGGCTCTGAGCTGCGGAAGCGGGCCACCGAAAACACCAAGGCATTTCTGACTACCCTGTGCGGATCACTCGGGGTGCAAGTCACCTTCGTAGATTAGGGCCGTCGGCACGGCCGGCGGAGGTGCTGGCCGAGTGGATTCTCTTTTCCGCAGAAACGACCCCGCATGCAAGAGCGTGCGGGGTCGTTTCGCTTGGGTCACACGAGTGTAGATGGACAGGCTACTTGGTCCTGAGGACCGTTTCCTGTCGGCTATTTTCGCGGTGGTATTGGCCTGGTTCCGCCTCTCCAGGGACAGGCAAGATGGTCCTTTTCTACACCCGAAGGAAAGACCCGGAGGCCAGTCCAAGCGGGGCTCGCGGAAAGCCTGCACTTGGCGCCTGCAATTCTGCACCGCGCGAAGGAAGGCTACTGAGCCGGCGCCTGACCCAACGTGTTACTGGGCGATGTCCAAGATCAGCGGCATGTGGTCAGAGGAACATTTCTTCGTGCCGCCGCTGTCATTGAGCCTTCTGCGACTGCGAGACCCGAAACGGGTCAATCCGCTAGGACGGCCTCGTCAAGGATCCCCGCAGAGTGGATGTCAACATCGTAGCCAGCCTCTCGAAGATCCTCGCGGAGCACGTTCACCATTGCCCGGTCGTGCTGGCGAATCGCCGTTCTGTCCCATATGGTTCCGCTCTTGACCAAGTCCGACATTAGTTGAAGTTTAGTGCTCTGCCTGACGATCTCTGTCTTGTTCGCCTTGTAGGGGGGCAGGTTGTTGCTGAATTTGGAGTTCGTGCTGACACTGACTAGCGCGAGGTTTCCGAACATGTGGAGCTCCTTATCATCAGGCGTCACCAGTTCCCAGCCGTCATCGTCCCGGTTGGCGTACTGAGGGAAGAAGTGCTCTACGGAGTTCCGGTACACGAAAGTGAAGTTGGGGTCGGCCGGGGAGTCGGGACCGGCACCCTCCGTTGCCAAGAGGTAGTCAAGGTAGGTGAACACGATCCGCTCAATATTGAACCCGGCTGGCTGGGACCCGACAAAGAATGCTTGCTGCACCTTCTGGCGCGCGTGTGTCCTTAAGACGGCGAGGATCGATTGAGCCGCGTCCTGCTGCGTCAGGCCGATGATCGGTTCGCGTAGGATTCTCGTGATCCAGTGCATTGTCCGCGGAGAGGTGTAGGTGACTCGGAACATTGATTGAAGCAGCAGCACGTCGCGTGTTGCATCGTCAACGGGGGTGTCTTCCCACTCCGCTCTGTCGGGCGAGAAGGCGTTGGGAAAGCGCGCATTGACCGTATTGCGATTGCCTTGTTGAGAGGCTGACTCTCCCCGGGTCAGGCGTTTGAGAGACCAGGCGCCGTCGTCAGCGTTGGTTGCCGTGAACTCACGCTTGAGAACGTAATTGTCCAGCACGAACTTGCATCGCAGGAGAACCTCGATGAACCGCTTGACCCGGTCCGACCGCTGAGTCTCGGAGAGAGGTTTGAAATCGATTTCGAAAAGCTTGATCAACTTGCCGTCGTCGAGGTGGCCATCGACGTCGTCCTCGCCGTCCTTCTCCCTCAGAACTTTTAGCGCGTGAAGGAGCAGAGTTGGGAACTTGATGGGGGACTCGAACCTGCGACTTTCGGAGTCTTCCTCGGTTGGCCCCGCAGGGGTTCTGGCGTAGAGCCGGAGCGCTTCGCCCAAGCTCACGCCCGCACTCCGGCTCACGCCGCTCCGGGCGTGAGCCTGCGGCCTTATGAGGCTCAGGTCATCGAATGTCGAAACCGTAAGGCCGTCCCATCTCGGACTAAATATTTTGTCTCGCAAGTCGGTGTTGTTTGGAGTCAGCGCCATTTGAATGTACGAGTTCATCTCAGCGCAGGCGTCCCAGACCCACGCGAGGCAAGCCCTATCGTCCTCAACCTCCCCCGCCTCGTTGCGCAGGTAACTCATTAGTCGCGCCTTGATAATGTCGACCTGCTCCAGCTGCTGGCCACGGGTGTTCATGATCTCGAAGTACTTATTCAAGTCGGTCTGTACAGGGAGAATCGCTCGCACGAGCTGCACGTTATCCTCCAGGAATCTCTGAAAAGTGTCTCGTTCTTCGGGGGTCCTGAACTTCGCCATGCGCGACTTGATCACCTGAAAGCCCAGGTGGATGCCGGCACCTTCGTCATCGTCCGAAGTCGTGAGGCGCGTCAGCGCTTGGGTCGCATTCCTCCGAGATTGATACGTGAGTTGCGCCTTCGGAGCGACT
The nucleotide sequence above comes from Arthrobacter sp. KBS0702. Encoded proteins:
- a CDS encoding alpha/beta fold hydrolase, producing MTTTAPSGKSRRIRKIWIALATLAALAAASTATNLVIEKAERSSIAPYGERVPVSHGTLNVYRTAGGRGPGERGAGTVGPGKTIVLMSGLGTAAPALDFAPLIRELGGYDVVVVEGFGYGYSDMSPKERTVENITAELHEALSKMHVGGPYILAGHSIAGLYTLYYANQYRTEVSAVIGIDPTVPAAGAGHPDASAAPDGVNWGRLLSTTGIVRWASALAPALVEPDGDGYSAAEREQMRRMSSWNFGNAAVGDETNRIAENAHTVQGLRYADDLPVLTFLAGEGIPPKQALHEERLRNVRHHAVVVLPGGHYLHWTQARAMAQHITAFLSQAPR
- a CDS encoding DJ-1/PfpI family protein; translation: MRKYPRTLHRLGHAALAVALAGAALASVLLAGTAVIRHDLGLGSANASPVGPAPNAPKPAAGTIHVAIVLGRSGTEAADALAPYEVFARSPKFAVTTVAEARLPVQLVGGPAVVPTSTFAEVDSGTTPAPDLLVVPAVEDPTGDSEAATRSWIVRQSAQGIHILGICAGSVLLAEAGVLDGHRATSHWSRIGSLQKSRPGVQWIGGQRFVQDGPMTTTAGVTSGIPGALQLIHDLAGPAEAARVGAEVGYPGWSPTGSTAITEQAFSASDAPVALNAALPWFRPTVGVGLTDGIGEIDAVAPFEVYAVSGAARTVAVAATPSVTTRHGMVLLTAPPSTGWPAMERLILPGSAADDPRLTTWAAQRALSTTALPAPSHPGTAFDAALEDLSRRAGSAAATSTAKFIDYPTAQLRLHTDTTDTRSLWLSALAVAAAVGIGALPGLIRSAIRKAPSTTPATASAPRRAASPEGNMS
- a CDS encoding DUF4230 domain-containing protein, with translation MTTTATSNANPVTPPPPGSGRKVSLKRGIALLLVGALVAIGGVAAANAFGFNPFHSGGNEGDRPVLMSIKNASRYHAAVGNMEVVVEFKPDDTPAWVPGFIAGRRTLFVAAGTVDAYVDLSGLNEKDLKLSPDGKSVTVRLPEAQLDKPNLDMERSRMFDQERGIFDGIADAFAAPDQAKLYKLAETKFTAAAEGSELRKRATENTKAFLTTLCGSLGVQVTFVD
- a CDS encoding DUF262 domain-containing HNH endonuclease family protein; this translates as MIEKLAANLFTVGELFDEVKTHYEIPIYQRNYAWGVEQIEQLIDDVWAAAQAEADDYFLGNLIVARKPPDLRRDGVTFEVVDGQQRLTTLLMLLTHLGVAPKAQLTYQSRRNATQALTRLTTSDDDEGAGIHLGFQVIKSRMAKFRTPEERDTFQRFLEDNVQLVRAILPVQTDLNKYFEIMNTRGQQLEQVDIIKARLMSYLRNEAGEVEDDRACLAWVWDACAEMNSYIQMALTPNNTDLRDKIFSPRWDGLTVSTFDDLSLIRPQAHARSGVSRSAGVSLGEALRLYARTPAGPTEEDSESRRFESPIKFPTLLLHALKVLREKDGEDDVDGHLDDGKLIKLFEIDFKPLSETQRSDRVKRFIEVLLRCKFVLDNYVLKREFTATNADDGAWSLKRLTRGESASQQGNRNTVNARFPNAFSPDRAEWEDTPVDDATRDVLLLQSMFRVTYTSPRTMHWITRILREPIIGLTQQDAAQSILAVLRTHARQKVQQAFFVGSQPAGFNIERIVFTYLDYLLATEGAGPDSPADPNFTFVYRNSVEHFFPQYANRDDDGWELVTPDDKELHMFGNLALVSVSTNSKFSNNLPPYKANKTEIVRQSTKLQLMSDLVKSGTIWDRTAIRQHDRAMVNVLREDLREAGYDVDIHSAGILDEAVLAD